One stretch of Punica granatum isolate Tunisia-2019 chromosome 5, ASM765513v2, whole genome shotgun sequence DNA includes these proteins:
- the LOC116208097 gene encoding nuclear transcription factor Y subunit A-1-like: protein MSEKVDTFSSQPWWDEIRHDATADLLKGSMIDFSSDGNGGLGSKIINLEKTTPHDQSDTRKLAGIDVVSQPDKLFGSEQQHRQQASSAFHPTRRSDLVQPSKQELIDHSMACGSYQFSEPYYGGVMPTYLSQSLPHLHCLGMHSSRAVLPLGVAEEPVYVNAKQYHGILRRRQVRAKAELEKKLIKVRRPYLHESRHLHAMRRARGCGGRFLDTKKLGNGSSAGNASTNPDSRASTEKTGSEQTSFGSLSSESVPFNLSLGEPQPTGHDQMGFHLFSHHTLSDSRAAELRDP, encoded by the exons ATGAGCGAAAAAGTAGACACGTTTTCTTCTCAACCATGGTGGGATGAGATCAGGCACGATGCCACAGCAGATCTGTTGAAGGGAAGCATGATAGATTTTTCATCAGATGGAAATGGTGGTCTGGGGTCTAAAATCATCAATTTAGAAAAAACTACTCCTCATGACCAGAGCGATACCCGGAAACTGGCAGGAATTGATGTAGTTTCACAGCCAG ATAAGCTATTTGGATCAGAGCAGCAGCATAGGCAACAAGCTTCTTCTGCATTTCATCCAACAAGAAGAAGTGACCTTGTTCAGCCTTCCAAACAAGAGTTAATCGATCACTCAATG GCATGTGGGTCATATCAATTCTCCGAGCCATACTATGGAGGAGTTATGCCTACATATTTATCTCAGTCTCTG CCTCATCTTCATTGTCTTGGCATGCACTCCTCGAGGGCCGTGCTGCCTCTTGGGGTGGCCGAGGAACCGGTTTATGTGAACGCCAAGCAGTACCATGGGATTCTGAGGCGAAGGCAGGTCCGGGCAAAGGCTGAGCTCGAAAAGAAGCTAATAAAAGTTCGCAGG CCATATCTTCACGAGTCGAGACACCTCCATGCTATGAGGAGGGCTCGTGGCTGTGGAGGCCGTTTCTTAGACACGAAGAAGCTTGGAAATGGTAGCTCTGCAGGTAATGCTTCGACTAACCCGGACAGCAGAGCCAGTACCGAGAAAACTGGTTCAGAGCAGACTTCCTTTGGCTCTTTAAGCTCCGAATCAGTTCCTTTCAACCTTTCTTTGGGTGAGCCCCAACCCACCGGCCATGACCAAATGGGATTTCATCTCTTTTCACATCATACCTTATCGGATAGCAGAGCTGCGGAATTAAGGGACCCGTGA
- the LOC116208096 gene encoding guanylate kinase 1 — translation MGEAPAFYAEDPQKELPNGIALKSRSCEAAVDIGDKTYVIGGADDESALSLGVRTFDKSAGQWINPTVLGTKPGTCKGHSAVPLGQDRILVVKKGSNPDDCLWLLEVDTHYVREQRKLHGTKVIAWSKGVRGNAEKPVVISGPSGVGKGTLINKLMEEFPSLFGFSVSHTTRAPRGMEKDGVHYHFTQKSVMERDIKDGKFLEFASVHGNLYGTSIEAVEVVADKGKRCILDIDVQGVRSVRASSLKAIFIFIRPPSMEELEKRLRARGTETEEQILKRLRNAKAELEQGLSSGHFDHILYNDNLEECYQRLKKLLGLDGSSGPAVQSLPRGINLPLEHSVSIIDNKIIISSGSPESDEAFKNLIVLDVSSLKGGAPGRTRGLDFCEVDQSSEGLEVINKLS, via the exons ATG GGAGAAGCTCCAGCATTCTATGCTGAAGATCCGCAGAAGGAGCTTCCAAATGGCATTGCTTTAAAATCAAGAAGTTGTGAGGCTGCTGTTGATATTGGTGATAAAACT TATGTGATTGGGGGAGCTGATGATGAATCGGCATTATCTCTAGGGGTCCGAACTTTTGACAAGTCAGCCGGACAATG GATCAATCCAACTGTGCTCGGTACCAAACCAGGGACTTGCAAAGGCCACTCAGCGGTGCCTCTTGGTCAAGATCGAATATTGGTTGTCAAGAAAGGTTCCAATCCAGATGATTGCCTTTGGTTACTTGAG GTGGATACACATTATGTTAGGGAGCAGCGGAAACTTCATGGCACCAAAGTCATTGCATGGAGTAAGGGTGTGAGGGGCAATGCTGAGAAGCCGGTTGTAATCAGTGGTCCTTCAGGAGTCGGGAAAGGTACCTTGATAAACAAACTTATGGAGGAATTTCCATCATTGTTTGGATTCTCCGTAAGCCACACAACCCGAGCTCCGAGGGGTATGGAGAAAGATGGGGTACACTACCACTTCACCCAGAAAAGTGTGATGGAGAGGGATATAAAAGATGGCAAGTTTCTCGAGTTTGCTTCTGTTCACGGAAATCTTTATGGAACAAGCATTGAAGCTGTTGAAGTGGTAGCAGACAAGGGGAAG AGATGTATTCTTGATATCGATGTCCAAGGAGTGAGATCAGTAAGGGCTAGTTCTCTCAAAGCTATATTCATCTTTATTCGTCCCCCATCAATGGAAGAACTCGAGAAGCGACTCCGTGCTAG GGGTACTGAAACAGAGGAACAGATCTTAAAGCGACTGAGAAATGCCAAGGCAGAGCTTGAGCAGGGACTTTCATCGGGCCATTTTGATCATATCCTGTACAATGATAATCTTGAAGAATGCTATCAGAGACTTAAG AAACTCTTGGGACTTGATGGAAGTTCAGGGCCAGCTGTTCAATCAT TACCCAGAGGAATCAATCTGCCTTTGGAGCATTCAGTGTCGATTATCGACAACAAGATAATTATAAGTAGCGGAAGCCCTGAATCGGATGAGGCATTCAAGAATCT GATTGTGCTGGACGTATCCTCTCTTAAAGGTGGAGCGCCTGGGCGTACGAGAGGATTGGACTTTTGTGAAGTTGATCAATCTTCTGAAGGGTTGGAAGTGATCAATAAGCTGAGCTAA
- the LOC116208822 gene encoding remorin 4.1, with product MLNDQRPMSSGTADGATPEDEPFRDIHALTPLPPPPGRRRDTWETSSHRSSSLSVASSELTPSENFTSMSREFSALVLAGSAIGNSGSNNTGESDGTNMSGVNNLGSIGEEETNPLAIVPDSNPLQEPTSRGSTVVSSSAGMSSHVGEVTSVQRVKKEEVESKIGAWQNAKIAKINNRFKREDAVINGWESEQVQKASSWMKKVERKLEEKRARALEKMQNDIAKAHRKAEERKASSEARRGTKVARVLEIANLMRAVGRAPAKRSFF from the exons ATGTTGAATGATCAAAGGCCGATGAGCAGCGGTACAGCAGACGGAGCGACCCCAGAAGATGAACCCTTCAGGGACATCCATGCTCTGACCCCGCTCCCACCGCCGCCGGGGCGCCGGAGAGACACTTGGGAGACAAGCAGCCACCGGTCGTCCTCCTTGTCTGTGGCGAGCAGCGAACTCACCCCGAGCGAGAACTTCACCAGCATGAGCAGGGAGTTCAGCGCCCTGGTGCTAGCTGGATCTGCTATTGGAAACAGTGGAAGTAATAACACCGGCGAGAGCGATGGCACGAACATGAGCGGTGTGAACAACTTGGGAAGCATCGGGGAGGAGGAGACCAATCCCTTAGCGATCGTTCCCGACAGTAACCCTCTCCAGGAACCGACCTCACGTGGAAGTACAG TTGTGTCGTCTTCAGCGGGTATGAGCAGTCACGTCGGGGAGGTGACCTCGGTCCAGAGGGTGAAGAAGGAGGAAGTCGAGTCGAAGATAGGCGCATGGCAGAACGCGAAGATCGCTAAGATCAACAACCGGTTCAAGAGGGAGGATGCGGTCATCAATGGATGGGAAAGTGAGCAGGTCCAGAAGGCTTCCTCTTGGATGAAGAAAGTCGAG AGGAAGCTGGAGGAAAAGAGAGCGCGAGCACTGGAGAAGATGCAAAATGACATTGCAAAAGCCCACCGGAAGGCAGAGGAGCGGAAGGCTTCGTCGGAGGCAAGGAGAGGAACCAAGGTGGCTAGGGTTCTTGAGATTGCCAACCTCATGAGAGCCGTCGGGAGAGCCCCGGCCAAAAGGTCCTTCTTCTAA
- the LOC116209224 gene encoding putative elongation factor TypA-like SVR3, chloroplastic, which yields MEMALSFHSSSPSMLNPSTGSSSVRTSCSPRLPKQLLGVSLSSPLTAKTSLKCRSKSAVHGPVKCSVTQATEAATEKKSGLKRRSDIRNIAIVAHVDHGKTTLVDSMLKQAKVFRDNQFVQERIMDSNDLERERGITILSKNTSINYKDTKINIIDTPGHSDFGGEVERILNMVEGVLLVVDSVEGPMPQTRFVLKKALEFGHAVVVVVNKIDRPSARPDFVINSTFELFIELNATDEQCDFQVIYASGIKGKAGLEPDNLADDLGPLFESIIRCIPGPRIDKDGALQMLATNIEYDEHKGRIAIGRLHAGVLRKGMEVRVCTSEDSCRFSRISELFIYEKFSRVPVESVEAGDICAVCGIDDIQIGETIADKTSGKPLPAIKVEEPTVKMSFSINTSPFVGREGKYVTSRNLRDRLYRELERNLAMKVEDGETADTFVVSGRGTLHITILIENMRREGYEFMVGPPKVINKKVDDKLLEPYEIATVEVPEEHMGAVVELLGRRRGQMFDMQGVGSEGTTLLKYKIPTRGLLGLRNAILTASRGTAILNTIFDSYGPWAGDISTRDQGSLVAFEEGTSTSYALASSQERGHMFIGPGVDVYKGQIVGIHQRPGDLSLNVCKKKAATNVRSNKEQTVVLDTPLDYSLDDCIEYIQEDELVEVTPLSIRTCKNPKLTGKKTR from the exons ATGGAGATGGCTCTCAGCTTCCACAGCTCGTCGCCATCCATGCTGAACCCGAGCACTGGTTCGAGCTCGGTGAGGACCAGCTGCTCTCCTCGGCTCCCCAAGCAGCTGCTCGGCGTCAGCTTATCCTCTCCCCTCACTGCCAAGACGAGCCTCAAGTGCCGCTCCAAGAGTGCGGTCCACGGACCGGTCAAATGCTCCGTCACTCAGGCCACAGAGGCTGCCACTG AGAAGAAGAGCGGGTTGAAGCGGAGGAGCGACATAAGGAATATAGCCATTGTTGCTCACGTCGACCATGGGAAGACAACTCTTGTGGATTCAATGCTGAAGCAGGCCAAG GTCTTCCGGGATAACCAGTTTGTCCAGGAAAGGATAATGGACTCGAATGATCTGGAGCGTGAACGGGGGATTACCATACTCAGCAAAAACACTTCCATTAACTACAAGGATACGAAGATTAATATAATAGATACTCCTGGACACTCCGACTTTGGAGGTGAAGTGGAACGCATCCTTAACATGGTCGAGGGAGTGCTTCTAGTG GTGGATTCTGTTGAAGGTCCAATGCCGCAAACAAGATTTGTCTTGAAGAAGGCTCTAGAATTCGGTCATGCTGTTGTTGTGGTTGTCAACAAGATTGACCGACCATCTGCACGCCCTGATTTTGTTATCAACTCCACTTTTGAACTCTTCATTGAATTAAATGCAACTGATGAACAG TGTGATTTTCAAGTTATTTATGCAAGTGGAATCAAAGGAAAAGCTGGACTTGAACCTGATAATTTGGCTGATGATTTAGGGCCCCTCTTTGAGTCCATAATAAGATGCATACCTGGACCACGCATCGACAAAGATGGTGCACTGCAAATGCTT GCCACAAATATTGAGTACGATGAACATAAAGGACGGATAGCTATAGGGCGCTTGCATGCTGGCGTTTTGAGGAAAGGGATGGAAGTGAGG GTGTGCACTTCAGAAGATTCATGTAGATTTTCCAGAATCAGCGAGCTTTTCATATATGAAAAGTTCAGTAGAGTTCCAGTAGAAAGCGTGGAAGCTGGTGATATTTGTGCTGTCTGTGGGATCGATGACATTCAG ATTGGGGAGACAATTGCTGATAAAACATCTGGGAAACCATTGCCTGCAATTAAGGTGGAAGAGCCAACAGTCAAAATGTCATTTTCTATTAACACATCACCTTTTGTTGGGCGTGAG GGAAAATATGTTACAAGTCGCAACTTGCGTGATCGATTATATCGTGAGCTTGAGCGTAACTTGGCCATGAAAGTAGAAGATGGTGAAACCGCTGATACATTCGTTGTTAGTGGTCGTGGTACTTTGCATATCACGATACTGATCGAAAACAT GCGGAGAGAAGGATATGAGTTCATGGTTGGACCTCCCAAAGTAATCAACAAGAAGGTTGATGACAAGTTGCTAGAGCCGTATGAG ATCGCAACAGTAGAGGTGCCAGAAGAACACATGGGAGCAGTGGTTGAACTTCTTGGGCGAAGGCGTGGGCAGATGTTTGATATGCAGGGAGTTGG GTCGGAAGGAACAACCCTGCTGAAGTATAAGATCCCGACACGTGGTCTCCTTGGGTTGCGGAATGCAATCTTAACTGCTTCTCGAGGCACAGCTATTCTCAACACAATCTTCGATAGCTACGGACCTTGGGCTGGTGATATCAGTACCAGGGATCAGGGCTCGCTG GTTGCTTTTGAGGAAGGAACAAGCACCTCTTACGCTCTAGCCAGTTCTCAGGAGAGGGGGCATATGTTTATTGGCCCTGGAGTGGATGTCTACAAAGGCCAAATAGTGGGCATTCATCAACGGCCTGGGGACTTATCCCTGAATGTGTGCAAGAAGAAGGCTGCGACAAATGTACGTTCCAACAAGGAGCAAACAG TGGTGCTCGATACCCCGTTGGACTACAGCCTGGATGACTGCATAGAATACATTCAGGAAGACGAACTGGTGGAGGTCACACCCCTGAGCATCCGAACGTGCAAAAACCCGAAGCTCACCGGAAAAAAGACGAGGTAA
- the LOC116208035 gene encoding calcium-dependent protein kinase 32: MGNCCVTPQTADDAPKKGKKQNPFAVDYGVNYNVNGGHKLTVLKEPTGREIEQRYELGRELGRGEFGITYLCTNKETREELACKSILKKKLRTAVDIEDVRREVEIMKHLPKHPNIVSLKDTYEDDNAVHLVMELCEGGELFDRIVARGHYTERAAAAVIKTIVEVIQVCHKHGVMHRDLKPENFLFANKKETAPLKAIDFGLSMFFKPGEKFTEIVGSPYYMAPEVLKRNYGPEVDVWSAGVVLYILLCGVPPFWAETEQGIAQAIIRSVVDFKRDPWPKVSDNAKDLVKKMLDPDPKRRLTAQEVLDHPWVQNAKKAPNVSLGETVRARLKQFSVMNKLKKRALKVIAEHLSVEEVAGIKEGFHLMDTNKKGKINIDELRVGLHKLGHQIPDADLQILMEAGDVDKDGHLDYAEFVAISVHLRKMGNDEHLKKAFAFFDQNQSGFIEIEELRNALANEVDVNEEVISAIMHDVDTDKDGRISYEEFVTMMKAGTDWRKASRQYSRERFNNLSLSLMRDGSLQLSNNEVR, from the exons ATGGGGAATTGCTGCGTGACCCCACAGACGGCCGATGATGCCCCCAAGAAGGGCAAGAAGCAGAACCCTTTCGCTGTGGACTACGGCGTGAATTACAACGTCAATGGAGGGCACAAGCTCACGGTGCTCAAGGAACCGACGGGgcgggagatcgagcagcgGTACGAGCTTGGCCGGGAGCTCGGGAGGGGCGAGTTCGGGATAACGTACCTGTGCACGAACAAGGAGACCCGAGAGGAGCTTGCATGCAAGTCAAtactgaagaagaagctgcGGACAGCTGTGGATATTGAGGATGTGAGGAGGGAAGTGGAGATCATGAAGCACTTGCCCAAGCACCCCAATATTGTTAGCTTGAAGGACACTTATGAGGATGATAATGCTGTGCATTTGGTCATGGAGCTCTGCGAGGGAGGCGAGCTCTTCGATCGGATCGTAGCCAGAGGCCACTACACGGAACGGGCTGCTGCTGCGGTTATAAAGACCATCGTCGAAGTCATTCAG GTGTGCCACAAGCACGGTGTTATGCATCGGGATCTCAAGCCTGAGAACTTCTTGTTTGCAAACAAGAAGGAGACGGCTCCCCTTAAGGCTATTGACTTTGGGTTGTCAATGTTCTTTAAACCTG GTGAAAAATTTACTGAGATAGTCGGTAGTCCTTACTACATGGCTCCTGAGGTGCTTAAGAGGAATTATGGACCAGAAGTAGATGTCTGGAGCGCTGGGGTCGTCCTTTACATATTGCTTTGTGGTGTCCCACCTTTTTGGGCAG AAACCGAGCAAGGAATTGCCCAAGCTATCATCAGGTCTGTTGTTGATTTTAAGAGGGACCCTTGGCCCAAAGTTTCAGATAATGCGAAAGACCTTGTGAAGAAGATGCTTGACCCGGATCCCAAGAGACGCCTCACAGCTCAGGAAGTGCTAG ATCACCCCTGGGTTCAGAATGCTAAGAAGGCTCCTAATGTTTCCTTGGGTGAAACCGTCAGGGCAAGACTGAAGCAGTTCTCTGTTATGAACAAGCTTAAGAAGAGAGCCCTTAAG GTAATCGCGGAGCATTTATCTGTTGAAGAAGTCGCCGGCATTAAAGAAGGATTCCATCTGATGGACACGAACAAAAAGGGCAAAATAAACATCGATGAGCTACGAGTTGGTCTCCACAAGCTCGGACATCAGATCCCTGATGCGGATCTTCAGATTCTGATGGAAGCT GGTGACGTTGACAAAGATGGACATCTCGACTATGCAGAGTTTGTAGCTATCTCTGTACACCTGAGAAAGATGGGCAACGATGAACATCTAAAGAAGGCCTTTGCATTCTTCGATCAAAATCAGAGTGGGTTCATAGAGATTGAAGAGCTGAGGAACGCATTAGCCAATGAAGTTGACGTGAATGAAGAAGTTATCAGCGCCATCATGCACGATGTAGATACTGACAAG GATGGGCGAATAAGTTACGAGGAGTTCGTCACGATGATGAAGGCGGGCACAGACTGGAGGAAAGCATCAAGACAGTACTCGAGGGAGCGGTTCAACAATCTCAGCCTCTCGTTAATGAGAGACGGCTCATTGCAGCTGAGCAACAACGAAGTCCGGTGA